One genomic region from Bradyrhizobium icense encodes:
- a CDS encoding HlyD family secretion protein produces the protein MAHLNKKKMIGLLLCLGAVVVVAGGWVYAHSNETFTDNAYIRGDMTSLAPKVAGYVTAVEVQDNQAVRAGDVLFRIDDRDYRARLAQAEANVEAAQARLRNVDAETQLQHALIRQAEAQRLASVAEMNLARKASDRRRELIRTNAVSQAQVDESDAALSRTEAGVSAASATVEAQRQRIAVLASQREAAVAAVAQAHAARDLAQVDLDHTVVHAPVDGVVGNRQVRVGRLVAPGTSLLDIVPVKDVWVVANFKESQIEHIRPGQRARITVDGYPNQTIEGVVDSFAPGSGSAFTLLPTDNATGNFIRVVQRVPVKIRFARNPLPGRVVPGLSARVEIDRESGT, from the coding sequence ATGGCGCATCTCAACAAGAAAAAGATGATCGGCTTACTACTGTGCCTCGGCGCGGTCGTGGTCGTGGCTGGCGGATGGGTCTATGCCCACTCAAACGAGACCTTCACCGACAACGCCTATATTCGCGGGGACATGACCTCGCTCGCGCCAAAGGTTGCAGGCTATGTCACGGCCGTGGAGGTTCAGGATAACCAGGCCGTTCGTGCAGGCGACGTCCTATTCCGGATCGACGATCGGGACTACCGCGCACGCCTTGCGCAAGCCGAGGCCAATGTCGAAGCCGCCCAAGCCCGCCTCCGCAATGTCGATGCGGAGACCCAACTCCAGCACGCCCTGATACGGCAGGCCGAAGCTCAAAGACTTGCGAGCGTGGCCGAGATGAATCTGGCTCGCAAGGCCTCCGATCGCCGCCGTGAGCTGATCCGCACCAACGCCGTCAGCCAGGCACAGGTCGATGAAAGCGATGCGGCGCTATCGAGAACCGAGGCGGGCGTGTCGGCGGCGTCGGCAACTGTGGAGGCCCAGCGGCAACGCATCGCCGTCCTTGCCAGCCAGCGCGAAGCTGCGGTTGCTGCCGTGGCGCAGGCGCACGCCGCTCGCGATCTCGCCCAGGTCGATCTCGACCACACCGTGGTGCATGCGCCGGTCGACGGCGTCGTCGGCAATCGCCAGGTCCGCGTCGGCCGGCTTGTTGCGCCGGGTACCTCCTTGCTCGACATCGTTCCGGTCAAGGACGTGTGGGTGGTCGCGAACTTCAAGGAAAGCCAGATCGAACATATCCGACCCGGACAGCGCGCACGCATCACCGTGGACGGCTATCCGAACCAGACGATTGAGGGCGTGGTGGACAGCTTTGCGCCCGGCAGCGGGTCTGCGTTCACCCTGCTCCCGACTGACAATGCGACGGGGAACTTCATTCGTGTCGTTCAACGCGTGCCTGTGAAAATCCGCTTCGCCAGAAATCCATTGCCCGGCCGCGTCGTGCCCGGCCTGTCCGCGCGTGTCGAGATAGATCGAGAAAGCGGCACATGA
- a CDS encoding TetR/AcrR family transcriptional regulator C-terminal domain-containing protein, whose translation MTEGARNPALKKRVYEAGQATVTLKLREFLAAANERGLLSISDAQLYAEQLLGLLREPLYQALMLSPAPSQEGAAADRVRASIERFAHGCASARNITR comes from the coding sequence ATGACCGAAGGTGCACGCAATCCTGCACTCAAGAAGCGAGTGTACGAGGCGGGACAGGCGACTGTCACACTGAAGCTGCGGGAGTTTCTGGCGGCAGCAAATGAAAGAGGACTCCTTTCGATATCGGACGCTCAGCTATACGCGGAGCAATTGCTAGGACTGTTGAGGGAGCCGCTCTACCAGGCGCTTATGCTGAGCCCTGCACCGAGCCAGGAGGGAGCAGCCGCCGACCGCGTCAGAGCCAGCATCGAAAGGTTCGCCCATGGATGCGCGAGCGCGAGGAACATTACCCGATGA
- a CDS encoding carboxymuconolactone decarboxylase family protein has translation MKHETVRASQLNGCVFCVNMHVKEATLHGECALPLMTRALPECPRKDAAGFTDQTTPHGDHASKPRDGRV, from the coding sequence ATGAAACACGAGACCGTGCGCGCCTCGCAGCTCAACGGCTGCGTCTTCTGCGTGAACATGCATGTCAAGGAAGCCACCCTCCACGGCGAGTGCGCGCTCCCGCTGATGACCCGGGCGCTACCTGAGTGTCCGCGCAAAGATGCTGCTGGCTTCACCGACCAAACCACTCCGCACGGCGATCACGCTTCGAAGCCGCGCGATGGGAGGGTGTGA
- a CDS encoding NAD(P)-dependent oxidoreductase, producing MNVVVFGPTGSTGRLVVESALSAGHVVTAFVRDPKRMPLTHPNLRIVKGDAMDAASVASAVQGADAVICTLGMVPQAKEDLGRRQPGVPVCSVGTKNILAAMPLGRLIVESSVSVGESYHTGSFGAGFMVKLALKEVMADKEEQEAAIRESDCDWTIVRPATLTFKRARGNLKAGTDLRWNITSTATRADVAEYMVKILDDPATYKKAITVRN from the coding sequence ATGAACGTCGTTGTCTTTGGTCCAACAGGGTCGACAGGACGGCTCGTCGTTGAGTCCGCCTTGTCCGCGGGTCACGTCGTCACTGCCTTTGTCCGTGACCCAAAGCGCATGCCCTTGACGCATCCGAATCTCAGGATCGTCAAGGGCGATGCAATGGATGCAGCCTCGGTGGCATCTGCGGTCCAAGGTGCGGATGCGGTGATCTGCACGTTGGGGATGGTACCTCAGGCTAAAGAAGATTTGGGTCGACGCCAGCCCGGTGTCCCGGTTTGCTCGGTGGGAACCAAGAACATTCTGGCCGCCATGCCTCTAGGCCGACTCATCGTTGAGAGTTCGGTGAGTGTCGGTGAGAGCTACCACACCGGGAGTTTCGGCGCAGGCTTCATGGTCAAGCTCGCACTAAAGGAGGTGATGGCAGACAAGGAGGAGCAGGAGGCAGCTATTCGGGAGAGTGACTGCGATTGGACGATCGTTCGACCGGCGACGCTGACATTCAAGCGTGCTCGCGGAAACCTGAAGGCCGGGACCGATCTGCGCTGGAATATCACCTCAACAGCCACCCGCGCGGACGTGGCCGAGTATATGGTCAAGATCCTCGATGACCCGGCGACATACAAGAAGGCCATAACGGTGCGCAACTAG
- a CDS encoding MBL fold metallo-hydrolase, translated as MDVDTSLANTSHPGGPGSNELVPSRYAVQVGDIDVLVVSDGVLPLPTAMLAHNIDPAVRATWLKDMFLPPDAYDWALNVVVVRSGDRTILVDAGLGLDPDLHLPRAGQLIKRLEAAGIDLASVTDVVLTHMHMDHIGGLLVEGVKERLRPDLRIHVAAAEVKFWEAPDFSHVSMPPGFPDALRSTAKRFVKEYRSQLRPFEEEYEVAPGVVVTRTGGHTPGHSVVRVASGGDRLTFAGDLVFAVGFEHPEWYNGFEHDPEESARVRISLLRELAETGGLLVATHLPFPSVGHVAVDGDAFRWVPVFWDY; from the coding sequence ATGGACGTAGACACGAGCCTAGCCAACACCTCACATCCCGGTGGACCGGGGTCCAACGAATTGGTTCCATCGCGCTACGCGGTGCAGGTCGGCGACATTGACGTGCTGGTGGTCAGCGATGGCGTGCTACCGCTCCCAACGGCAATGTTGGCACACAACATCGATCCGGCCGTCCGGGCGACCTGGCTGAAAGACATGTTCCTGCCGCCGGACGCTTACGATTGGGCGCTGAACGTGGTCGTGGTGCGTAGCGGCGACCGGACCATACTCGTCGATGCTGGGCTTGGTCTCGACCCGGACTTGCACTTGCCGCGCGCCGGGCAATTGATCAAGCGACTGGAGGCCGCCGGCATCGATCTTGCGTCCGTGACCGACGTGGTGCTGACCCACATGCACATGGACCACATTGGCGGGCTGCTCGTCGAAGGGGTCAAGGAACGGCTACGTCCGGACCTGCGGATCCACGTGGCGGCCGCCGAGGTCAAGTTCTGGGAGGCGCCCGATTTCTCCCACGTCTCCATGCCGCCGGGGTTTCCGGACGCGCTTCGATCGACCGCCAAGCGGTTCGTGAAAGAGTACCGCAGCCAGCTGCGGCCGTTCGAGGAGGAGTACGAGGTGGCACCGGGAGTGGTCGTTACTCGCACCGGCGGCCACACCCCCGGGCACAGCGTGGTCCGCGTGGCGTCCGGCGGCGACCGGCTGACGTTCGCCGGAGACCTCGTGTTCGCGGTCGGGTTCGAGCACCCCGAGTGGTACAACGGCTTCGAACACGACCCCGAGGAGTCGGCCCGCGTTCGTATCAGTCTTTTGCGGGAATTGGCTGAGACCGGTGGGCTGCTGGTGGCCACTCACCTGCCGTTCCCATCCGTCGGCCATGTGGCAGTCGACGGCGACGCCTTTCGCTGGGTGCCGGTCTTCTGGGACTACTGA
- a CDS encoding TetR/AcrR family transcriptional regulator C-terminal domain-containing protein, with protein MKVVGDVPPDLANSIDEHGSLVTVDPADWIVCFVPGLRRQWWHRFVHHRHKHVFAMRPTSTGSWLLVEPWWTRMMVTILPPADAVRFLRWGATGDILRIREAVPGKASQIRGWSNCAVLSAFLLGRPSWTWTPHGLYRQLIRERSTRRENVQQLLVDQFTKVVSHCSSNALSVSADQLSLPLRELLIIIGRNLLETMMTPSLLEVCYTAILEADRYPDATRAYAQHGPTPAIAVLTKILERAKQAGEVDLADCEAGARQFLGMLHGDVHLEAVLQLREIPTLSEIDLRARNAVKVFLDGAEPDEASILARGALTA; from the coding sequence TTGAAGGTCGTCGGTGATGTCCCGCCGGACCTGGCGAACAGCATCGACGAGCATGGATCGCTGGTGACGGTCGATCCCGCCGACTGGATCGTCTGTTTCGTACCCGGCCTTCGACGGCAATGGTGGCATCGGTTCGTCCATCATAGGCATAAGCACGTCTTTGCCATGCGACCCACGAGCACGGGGAGTTGGCTGCTCGTGGAGCCGTGGTGGACGCGTATGATGGTGACGATCTTGCCGCCAGCCGACGCCGTCAGGTTTCTCCGGTGGGGTGCAACGGGCGATATCCTTCGAATCCGCGAAGCGGTCCCGGGTAAAGCAAGCCAGATTCGTGGCTGGTCCAACTGCGCTGTTCTCTCGGCGTTCTTGCTGGGCCGACCGAGCTGGACATGGACGCCGCACGGTCTCTACCGGCAGCTAATCCGCGAAAGATCAACGCGGCGCGAGAACGTGCAGCAACTTCTCGTCGACCAGTTCACCAAAGTCGTCAGCCATTGCTCGTCCAACGCACTGAGTGTCAGTGCCGACCAACTTTCTTTGCCACTAAGGGAACTGCTCATCATCATTGGACGCAATCTTCTCGAGACGATGATGACACCGTCGTTGCTGGAGGTCTGTTACACAGCCATCCTCGAAGCGGACCGCTACCCCGATGCGACACGGGCCTACGCGCAACATGGCCCTACGCCGGCCATCGCGGTCCTTACGAAGATTCTTGAAAGAGCGAAGCAGGCCGGTGAAGTCGACCTCGCGGATTGCGAAGCCGGCGCTCGCCAATTTCTCGGGATGCTCCATGGAGACGTTCATCTGGAAGCTGTGCTTCAGCTCCGCGAGATACCAACGCTTTCCGAGATCGATTTGCGCGCCCGCAACGCGGTGAAAGTCTTTCTCGACGGCGCCGAGCCTGACGAGGCATCAATCCTCGCACGAGGAGCCTTAACGGCGTGA